CGGGAGGATGTCGAAGTCACGAGCTGGAATAGGATGGTTGGAAGGTAGGAGTGGTGGTatttggttgggtttgggaggtaggttgctgttgagggggATACGGGGCCACAGAGGAAGGTATGAGGGCATCATGAAAGGGACCAAGAGATGACCTTAACAGGCTACTGACACAAAGCTGGAGACTGGAGTCTTCCTGGAAGGCTTTCTCCCTGAACAATACCTTCTGCTGACATTAACAGGTTGAGAAGAGTTTTTGATCACAAGTTTTGGTGCTCTCAACCTAGACACCGGGCAACATTGTAAATGACACAAGAAGCTGATCCATACTCTACGTCAAAGAAAGATACGGCAACCTCTGGCGCATTGGCAGACTTTCGAGATTGGCGAATGTGTTTGTTGAGAAGCACGCCTTCTGCCACAATGTAGACTTCCGCTTATTCCTTCTGTCTTTCTACCTGTATGGGCTTATAGCTATCTGGGCATTGCAAGTAGCAAATAAAATCTGGTGACATGCTGTGACTCGTTACGCCCTGCACTTGAGATACCTTGAGCTCGGAGAACGCCAGATCTGTTTGACATCGCCCGCAACTTCCGGCAGTGTTTTCTCCTAAGCCTCCAGGTCTAATTGAGCAAACTACCGCAAGCCAAAAAATATGTGCACCTACGTTCAACGACTGGGCCTCGAGCGATTAGTAGACTTTTGTGTTGCTTGACTATCTCCTCCAAGGACGTCTATCTGCCAGTGTTTATCTGTCAGTCAAAACCCTCAATGAAGGATCCCATCAGTCAGGTCACTGCAGGAATATTCTGTCATCGGCGAAACCCATGACAGAGAGTACTGAATCTCGATCCAACTAGGTGAGCCGTCTCACAAGTCTAAGCAGCTTCGTGATACCTCCCTTCTATTACAAGTCCAGTCACAGCAACAGGTCTGTTTCACCAGGTTAGGTAGGACTTCCATAGAAAGCTTGCTTACCAAGCTGGTACACAGCGTTTCCCCAATCGCAACGGTGGCAACTCTAACCGGAGGAAACACTAAACGGGACAACATAGGACAGATATATATATCAAGGCTATGTATGTTGGCCTCAATATAACATCGTCAGGATTCTCAACACCCCAAAATGCTTTGCGGCTGGGTACtatcacaacaacaatatGCAAGACAAAACGAAGCCCAAAAACCATCATGTTCTAGGTAAAGGTATCATAAATCGCCACCCCATTTTCTACTCCGGAGGGGCCAAGCCCGTCAGCCCCCCAGCCAACCCttgcatcctcctccccagcaaaTCATCCGAACTCGCCAACCTCTTGACCAAACCCCCATTGTCACCATCGGCCCTCGCCGTCCTgactcttctcttcttcttcttttgcccCCCCGAACCAGAGCCACTCCCGGACCCGCTATCCGCCCCATCACCCGAAACCATAACCTTTGGCAGTTCCTCTGTCCCATTAACTTTCCCATTCGTCAAAACCGACGTAGTCgacgccctctccctcgtcttTCCAGGAGCAGCAGAAACAGCAGGGCCCGGCCGTGACCTactcatcctcatctccagCACCCCATCGCCCTCGGTCCCATCCGTCACAGCCGTCGCCCCGctatccctcctccccctctggTGGTGTGGCGTCCGGTTGTTCATCTCCTGAGTATGAACCCTAtactcacccccctcattcctgctgcttcccctccccctctcttccctcctcctcctccgtctctccccctctctaAACCCCTCCTCTATCCAACTCCCCGTCTTGTCAAACAACCCCCATGCAGGCGGGTAAACAGAAGGAAACTGCAAAAACCCATGGCTAATCCCCGGTATGAGCGCCACTTCCGCAAACGCATTCTCGTCGAACCCTTCTGTCAACGCGTCAGTGTCGCGGTATTCGTAACGGGTGCCGTTGCTGGCCATTTGTGCCGCCTTGacgcggcggaggcggccgGCGAAGATGACCGTGTCGTCTACCAACGGGTCTCTTTCCCCGGTCAGGAAGTAAGTTTTGGGAAAACGGGACAGCAGGACGTCTGGACACAAAATAGGACACAAAAGGTAGTCTTGGCTGAAGTCGGGACGGTTGTGAGGGCCGACGTAGAGGATGATCATCGCGCGCATCATTTCTGGTGTTAGGACTCTGTCGTTGAAGTAGGAGATCATGCTTGACATTGCGAGGcgggttttgaggggggaggggtggtgggaggtggatggctgtttctttttgccggaggaggcggtttggtcgagggaggtggaggagtgagggggtgtggtggggagggatttGGGAGACAGAGGCAGGGGAGAGGTAAccggggggaggtggaaggtTGTCGATCCGGCGTGGGCGTATTGTGGTGCGGGAGAGAGACACGGTTCCCGATTGCGGAGGATAGCATGTTCGTCTGGGTTGAGCTTGGCGGGGTCAAAGTTGACGGCGGTGGAATCCGAGTCCGGAAGGGTACCCGAGCtgatgttgtcgttgttgtcgttgttgttgttgttgtcgggtgtgccgtcgtcttcgtcgtcggatTGGTGGGGGGTGCCGACGAGGTCGTTGTACTGCATTGTCTTGCGTTGGAGGACGCGTTTGTTGGTGCCGCGCATGCGCCGGTCTTTGATGAGGGCCATTTGCTCGTCGCTCATCCAGCTGCCGATGTTCATGTCCAATGCTGGGTagaacaacaccaaagcttcggggatggggaggtcggtTTGCCCTTGAAAACGCCGGATGGGACTGCTGCCGCTTTCGGTGATCATAATCGTCATTGCCGTCGCCAATGTACCGCCGGCGCTGTCACCAGTAATGACCACCCTGGGAACCTGCTCCCCGCTCATTCCCACGCACCTCCCCTTTGACCTAATCAACGTGCAGTAAACATCATAACACTCATTCAGCGCGTACGGAAACGGGTACTCGGGCGCCTTTTTGTAATCCAAACTCAAAATCGGCAGCCCCGTCTTCGCCGCCCAAGCAAACAGCTTATCGTCATTGCACCTCGGGTCCATGGccacaaacccacccccaggaATATCAAGCACAAGCTGGTTATGTCCCTGCTCCCTCAGCTCGCTGAGCGGCCCGTCAAAATACagccacccctccaccggctcCTTATAATCACTGGTACTCGGCCTAGGTATCCTCACCTGCCTAGGCGGCCACTTTGTCATTCTCGGCCTGACCAACCCCTGCAGCGTCCTCAAATAAGGGGACTCGACCCCCTTATTCCAGCTAACCCTTAGATGATCGACAGTGATATTCCCCCTGACCTTTCGCACCTTTTCATCAGCCTTTTCTGCCGCCACCATGTAAAACAGCGAGAAGACGATACTGGCGGCGTCACGGAGCCATTTTGTCTTGATGGGCATGGCGGTCCAGAAACCTGCGTCTAGGGCGGTGAGGATCCAGGTGGCGCGGAAGTAGGTCGCGTCGTACATGTTGGCTAGGGGGTCGGGGGAggcgaggccgacgaggGTGGAAAAGTTGCGGGCTGAATAGAGGTAGAGCATGGTGATTGTGAGGGTTTGCCAGAAGGTGAGGCGTCTGGAGAGGCATTTTGAGAAGAAGCGTACGATTGGGGGACCGTTTTTGTTGCCTCTGTTTGGGTTGGTATTAGCAAGGTGCTCTGTTGCAGGGCAGAGAAAACATACTTGAGGAGGTAGGCCGTCCAAAATGCCAGGACAGCCAGAACCTGTAGACGGCGGGACTTGACGGATGGTCGCCCCAAGACATGGTCAAtcatggtggcggttgagTGGTAGTGGTGACGGCCACCTTCACCGTTGACCGTTGGACGTTGTGTGTTTTGCTAGACAGTCAGACGTTGAGCGGCTTGTGGTGCTATCACGGGCGTTGGAGATTGGAGATGCGGCTTAAGGCGGTTCaagggatggtggtgtggttgctgaCAAGAGACAAGACACAAACAAAGACAAAGTGAAATCTGAGACAAACAAAGAATTCAAGTCTCGTGCGTAGAATGGTAGGAAGTTCTCGAGACAGTCCGTCAGCAAGGAGCTAGTATACAAGATAGAAAGGATAGACACGAGATGTGTGTCGaacataaaaaaaaaagaaagagaaaaacgACCTCAAAATGGCACATGGCCTGCCCAGCTCCGGCGGTCTAACCTGTTCCCATCTCTGGTTTCCGAGAGTCCAATGAGCAAGAAAAGCACAAGCGGAAAAAGCGGAGGTTTGAATGGGTGACGGGCTGTTTCGTTCCAGGCACCGTCCGCACGAATCATGGCGTCACGGGGTGTCGCTGCTCTTGATCATGCTGAGCTGAGAAAAGGCGGTGCTTTTGGCATGTGATTCAGCCAGGAACTGGGAGCCAGCAGCCTTGTCCATTGCTTgcgtgggggtggggttttggggttgtgcGGAACCCCGACCGAAACCCCGCAGCCACCTCCACTCCCGTTGATTTGCATCGGTTTTTTGTCTGGGGAAATGGAGTTCAATGCTTCTGTGGACATGGGGAACCTGTTTTCTTACGACTTCGATTATCCGGGCATTTGTCTGTCTTGAATGATTAACAGCCACAGAGGTCGAACAAGGGTTCATATTTGGTGCCGACAGCCATCTGCAGGATCAAGTGATGCACAGTAAAAGAAAAGCCGTGAAATCCAAGACACCGACTGCATGCATCGCCGTCAGGGAACACAGCATGTGCCGACTCCGGGGCAGCTTTGGTCGGAACCCGGCGCCGGGAATCTTGGCTTGGGTGTTGCACTGACAGACGGACCAGTCCTGATTTGGGGCTAGGGCaatgcttctttttgcttgtgATCGAGTGTTGGGATCGCAGTTGTGATATTCGGGCACATTACGACGAAGGCGATTGCAAAGAAAGTGGCAGAAGATCCATTTGTCTGACTGAAAAAGAAGTCTACTGAAATGAGACATCACATGGTGATACTTGAGCTAATCCAGCTTGCACTTGATCTTTCGATATTTCGATAGCTTCGTGTAGCGACAGGCAGACAGCAACTGGATTGTTACTCGAGTCGCAAGCATGTGACTGTGTCTAGGGGACAGGCATATCTTTGACAATTCATTCTCTTGTGAAACCCAAGTTTAAGGCATCTTCAATAATCACGGGTCAGGCGGTGAGGCTTCTCTTCCCAATGGCTCAGCAAAACCAAGCACACAgtgaaaaaggaaaaacatcaaaaattGCGACCGGGACGGACCCGAAGGCCAATCCATGACGGAGAACTCCTCGCTGTGCAATGAAGGCTCCCCGCCATACTTTGAGAATTTCTTGATCCTCCCAAAGTCAATCAAGGTAAgtatgaagaagaaaagaaaagaaaagaggaagaggatttggggggaggggagcccTCCATATATACTCAGGTGTCATGGGTCCGTGCACTCCTGCAAATCCCCAACAGAGTGCGAAATGTCCGAGCGCCCTGTGGATGCCAGCTGGTGAACCGTGCCCTGAGATTAGAAAGACTTCCAGCTGCCGTGCGCTGAAGCTTCAACTGGCAACCTCTTTTGTCTGACCTCATCGGCAGAGGTGGCAGCTCCTTGCTTTGCGCCTTCATCGCCCATCCGCCAGACCATCGCACTGCACGTCACGCAGCGCAGCCATGCCCATCACTAGCAGAAGTCAATTAGAGAATCATGCGCTGACGCGGACACGATAGCGCCCGCCGCCCGACCCCAGTCACCCCCTATCCAACTTCCACACAGTCGTTATCTTTCCTATCCAGCAGCCACCATGGCCCGAATGTCCGCCGCCTCCTTTCTTTTCGTCGTCGTTTACAACTTTTTCTACTACGCCCTATACCTCGTCTGCATTGCCTTTCTCGTCGTCACCCCCGCCGATCTAATCCAGCAAGCTTTCgcaaagaaacaaaactGGAACATCTTGGTCGTCACTGTCTGCTACGTCGTTACTGTGTTGGTCATCTTTTTTATCTACGTTACCAGAATCTACATCAGCCGCAGTGTTCTCTCGTCAATACCCAAGAGCTGGATACCCATCGACAAGGGCGATGTACCGCGCAGTGTCAGGGAGATGATTGTGGAGGGGCTGAGCAGGAGCGCTGCCATTGCTTACGAGGCCAGGCCGAGAGTCCCGCACCCAATGATACAACCAGTAACGACACATACGGGAACCGTCGAAGAGAAACAGAAATCCAGCTGGAGGGGAAAATGGAGGAGTAAAAGCAGTGGAAGCGGAGGGGCCGTGTCTGTCattgagggaggagacgcGATTGGTCTCGAAATGGGCATGCTCCctgatcaacaacagcagcgtGCCGTATGGGGAGACATTGAACACCCTGGTTGGTCATCACCGGTATCAACGGGTTTGCCCCCGAACCTGCAGTACTCGACCGTTGTATCCGAACTTCCGAATCTTATCGAAGCCAAGGCGCTCACCCTTGCGCCACCGGATCCAGACTCACGTACCCTGCCTCCAACACTTGACCCAGAAGCTGTCGCCATGTTGCAAAGGCCAGAAGGAGGAGTAGGACTCAGGGAATACTTGGGTCTGTTGACCGAGATGGGAGTTCTGACGGCATCACCGACGACAACCGATTTCCTGTCGCAGTATGAACGAGCCCGATTCTCAGCCAGACCGCTGACCAGTGACGAGTTCCGAGAGTTGATGCATTTGTTTGCTGAAGTTTTGAGAAGCATGCAACCTTTTGATCCAGCTCTCGCTTATGACGATTACGACGATGACTCGTTTAATGATGGAATCCCACAGGGAGAACGAGAAGGCGAACAGACACAGTCAGAAAGTGATATTGATAACGATGCGCCGAGAGGAACCAGTCCTTCTAGTGCAGGGCAGAGTTTGCATTCGGGCTTGGGTCTGGGGATAGGGAATGGTCAGAATGCCGGTGGTGATAACGACAGTCTGGGCGGGAAAAGCTCCAGTGCCTCAACGACATGGAGTCAGGGTCGTGGTTCAAGACATTTGAGACCTGGGATGGGAGTGCGAAACTCATCTGCCAACACCTGGCTGTACCAGACTGCGCCAACAACTCCAAAAAGCACCAGACATGCTGGAGTGTCCGATTCCAGTGGCGACAGTGACGCAAACTCGTTTGCGCAAACCAGACATCCATACCAAGTTGACGGCACCAGCGGCAGTggcagtggaagaagtgTACGATCAATAGGAACAAACGGAAGCGGAGGATCAGTCATCAGGCTGGCTGCCGATGGGGATGGAACAGACTTGCCATATGTGTTTACCGGTGTGAACTGAGAAAGTGCTGCTTATTATGTAGGATTATGGGACGAAGCAAGGCGTTTTTGGTGGGACTATGGTTAGTAGATGTAGGATCTTTTTGACGTAGTATATAA
The window above is part of the Podospora bellae-mahoneyi strain CBS 112042 chromosome 3, whole genome shotgun sequence genome. Proteins encoded here:
- a CDS encoding hypothetical protein (MEROPS:MER0033274; COG:I; EggNog:ENOG503NWIG), with the translated sequence MIDHVLGRPSVKSRRLQVLAVLAFWTAYLLKGNKNGPPIVRFFSKCLSRRLTFWQTLTITMLYLYSARNFSTLVGLASPDPLANMYDATYFRATWILTALDAGFWTAMPIKTKWLRDAASIVFSLFYMVAAEKADEKVRKVRGNITVDHLRVSWNKGVESPYLRTLQGLVRPRMTKWPPRQVRIPRPSTSDYKEPVEGWLYFDGPLSELREQGHNQLVLDIPGGGFVAMDPRCNDDKLFAWAAKTGLPILSLDYKKAPEYPFPYALNECYDVYCTLIRSKGRCVGMSGEQVPRVVITGDSAGGTLATAMTIMITESGSSPIRRFQGQTDLPIPEALVLFYPALDMNIGSWMSDEQMALIKDRRMRGTNKRVLQRKTMQYNDLVGTPHQSDDEDDGTPDNNNNNDNNDNISSGTLPDSDSTAVNFDPAKLNPDEHAILRNREPCLSPAPQYAHAGSTTFHLPPVTSPLPLSPKSLPTTPPHSSTSLDQTASSGKKKQPSTSHHPSPLKTRLAMSSMISYFNDRVLTPEMMRAMIILYVGPHNRPDFSQDYLLCPILCPDVLLSRFPKTYFLTGERDPLVDDTVIFAGRLRRVKAAQMASNGTRYEYRDTDALTEGFDENAFAEVALIPGISHGFLQFPSVYPPAWGLFDKTGSWIEEGFREGERRRRRREERGRGSSRNEGGEYRVHTQEMNNRTPHHQRGRRDSGATAVTDGTEGDGVLEMRMSRSRPGPAVSAAPGKTRERASTTSVLTNGKVNGTEELPKVMVSGDGADSGSGSGSGSGGQKKKKRRVRTARADGDNGGLVKRLASSDDLLGRRMQGLAGGLTGLAPPE
- a CDS encoding hypothetical protein (EggNog:ENOG503P0GI; COG:S); this encodes MARMSAASFLFVVVYNFFYYALYLVCIAFLVVTPADLIQQAFAKKQNWNILVVTVCYVVTVLVIFFIYVTRIYISRSVLSSIPKSWIPIDKGDVPRSVREMIVEGLSRSAAIAYEARPRVPHPMIQPVTTHTGTVEEKQKSSWRGKWRSKSSGSGGAVSVIEGGDAIGLEMGMLPDQQQQRAVWGDIEHPGWSSPVSTGLPPNLQYSTVVSELPNLIEAKALTLAPPDPDSRTLPPTLDPEAVAMLQRPEGGVGLREYLGLLTEMGVLTASPTTTDFLSQYERARFSARPLTSDEFRELMHLFAEVLRSMQPFDPALAYDDYDDDSFNDGIPQGEREGEQTQSESDIDNDAPRGTSPSSAGQSLHSGLGLGIGNGQNAGGDNDSLGGKSSSASTTWSQGRGSRHLRPGMGVRNSSANTWLYQTAPTTPKSTRHAGVSDSSGDSDANSFAQTRHPYQVDGTSGSGSGRSVRSIGTNGSGGSVIRLAADGDGTDLPYVFTGVN